From one Desmospora activa DSM 45169 genomic stretch:
- a CDS encoding N-acetylmuramoyl-L-alanine amidase gives MKHRLKKVLMVLVAVWMVVPLFVPAAAADGTQHSLNRYFQEAATEYEVPVEVLMAVGYAESRWNDHQGKPSQSNGYGIMHLVDNPEQQTLQAASRLTGISENELKIDIKQNIRGAAAVLADIAKEQNDGQLPQELGQWYTVVAEYAGYKNDYVTKIYADEVFRLIEEGVQRKVDGETLVIHPTTVHPEKGAYQDVEIPIIGGKADAPFVRWAPAHSSNFTEANREADGNNIDTVVIHTTQGSYSGAISWFQNPSANVSAHYVIRSSDGEITQSVSTKNIAWHAGNWSYNVRSIGIEHEGYVDQPGWYTDAMYRASANLTRYLCDTFAIPRNRDRIIGHNEVPGATHTDPGPLWDWNRYMTLVNQ, from the coding sequence ATGAAACATCGACTGAAAAAGGTGTTGATGGTTTTGGTTGCCGTGTGGATGGTGGTTCCGTTGTTCGTTCCCGCAGCAGCGGCAGATGGGACACAGCATTCTTTGAACCGCTATTTTCAGGAGGCGGCAACGGAATACGAGGTTCCGGTAGAGGTGCTGATGGCTGTAGGGTATGCGGAATCGCGCTGGAACGATCACCAGGGTAAACCGAGCCAATCCAACGGCTATGGAATTATGCATTTGGTGGACAACCCTGAGCAGCAGACGTTGCAAGCGGCAAGCCGTTTGACCGGTATCTCTGAAAATGAACTTAAAATCGACATCAAGCAAAACATTCGTGGTGCAGCAGCGGTTCTCGCCGATATCGCCAAGGAACAAAACGACGGTCAGCTTCCGCAAGAATTGGGCCAATGGTATACGGTAGTGGCGGAATACGCAGGCTATAAAAACGATTATGTAACGAAGATCTATGCTGACGAAGTGTTTCGATTGATTGAAGAAGGAGTACAAAGGAAAGTCGACGGAGAAACGTTGGTGATCCATCCGACGACGGTGCACCCGGAAAAAGGGGCGTATCAGGATGTAGAGATACCGATAATCGGAGGAAAGGCAGACGCTCCCTTTGTTCGTTGGGCTCCTGCCCACAGCAGTAACTTTACTGAAGCGAATCGGGAAGCGGACGGGAACAATATTGACACCGTTGTGATACATACTACCCAGGGTTCCTACAGCGGCGCGATCAGCTGGTTTCAAAACCCCAGTGCCAATGTGAGCGCACATTATGTGATCCGTTCCAGCGACGGTGAAATCACACAATCGGTCAGTACCAAAAACATCGCTTGGCATGCGGGTAACTGGTCATATAACGTGCGCAGCATTGGGATTGAGCATGAAGGGTATGTGGATCAACCGGGATGGTACACCGATGCGATGTATCGGGCCTCAGCCAATTTGACGCGCTATTTGTGCGACACCTTCGCGATTCCGCGGAATCGTGATCGTATCATCGGGCATAATGAGGTGCCGGGTGCCACCCACACCGACCCGGGTCCGCTGTGGGATTGGAATCGCTATATGACATTAGTCAATCAATAA
- a CDS encoding sigma-54-dependent Fis family transcriptional regulator has protein sequence MKVMAIAPYEGLKELLLQLGEDEPFDLQVEYGDLEEGVHLAKQAVNNGTDIIISRGGTAELIQKVVSIPVIDIEVSGYDLLRVLTLVKEYTGKTAIVGFPPISEGAATICEIANIELSTYTVKNEHEVEPTLLELHKKGYDMFIGDVITVKKAANLGFNAILITAGKESVHKAFQQAKKTHHLYSALKQNYAMARQILDHYQAGIVVYNRSGQVVFTNRDFKEKYLDLFAKVIDLESALQTAFKQETFKTFVQRAEEVWKVTAFPMQKDFIVFRVIDVTNENALTGTTLLPSSNHSNMASHHTKMKHALHLAEIYRDRDEPIWIEGEVGTGKEKLAHFIHSSSKREPYPLLRIDCEIVQEEQWLQLLNIEHPDATLLHHEMGSVLLKNIDALTLSIQKRLLRLLGTKEVGCRFIATSREPYQTLLAQGVFLEELYYKMARLTIHLPSLNERKEDIENLTLLFISKYNQKFGKQCVGLRQEAKEALENFRWSGNINQLKQVIEEIVLISEDPYIAVEDVEAILKTKRSATFQGSLSLNGTLEEIERRIIKQVWEEEGRNQTRTAKRLGINRTTLWRKMNLPRLR, from the coding sequence ATGAAAGTCATGGCAATTGCTCCATATGAAGGCCTGAAAGAATTGTTGCTACAACTTGGAGAAGATGAACCATTTGATTTGCAGGTTGAGTATGGGGATTTGGAAGAAGGAGTTCACTTAGCAAAACAGGCCGTGAATAATGGAACCGATATCATTATCAGTCGTGGGGGAACGGCAGAATTAATCCAAAAAGTTGTCTCTATTCCAGTCATTGATATAGAAGTTTCCGGCTATGACCTCTTACGGGTGCTCACTCTTGTGAAGGAGTACACTGGGAAAACGGCCATTGTAGGCTTCCCTCCGATTTCCGAGGGAGCAGCGACGATTTGTGAGATCGCAAATATCGAACTGTCCACATACACGGTAAAAAATGAACATGAAGTGGAGCCGACGCTGCTTGAACTACACAAAAAAGGATACGACATGTTTATCGGTGACGTCATTACGGTAAAAAAAGCGGCAAACCTTGGTTTTAATGCGATTTTAATTACTGCTGGAAAAGAGAGTGTGCATAAAGCCTTTCAACAGGCAAAAAAAACGCATCACTTGTATTCCGCTCTTAAGCAAAACTATGCCATGGCACGCCAAATTCTCGATCATTACCAAGCAGGAATCGTGGTTTATAACCGCTCTGGCCAAGTCGTTTTTACCAATCGCGATTTTAAAGAAAAATACTTGGATTTGTTTGCTAAGGTGATTGATTTAGAGAGTGCTCTTCAAACAGCATTTAAGCAGGAAACGTTTAAAACATTCGTTCAACGTGCAGAGGAAGTTTGGAAAGTAACCGCTTTTCCCATGCAAAAGGATTTCATCGTCTTTCGTGTAATCGATGTAACGAATGAGAATGCACTTACCGGAACAACACTTCTCCCTTCTTCAAACCACAGCAATATGGCGTCTCATCACACCAAAATGAAGCACGCTCTACATCTTGCCGAGATCTATCGTGATCGAGATGAACCCATATGGATTGAAGGCGAAGTGGGAACAGGCAAAGAAAAGCTGGCTCATTTTATCCATTCCAGTAGCAAAAGAGAACCCTATCCTTTACTTCGAATCGATTGTGAGATTGTGCAAGAGGAGCAGTGGCTTCAATTACTTAACATCGAGCACCCTGATGCAACCCTTCTTCACCATGAAATGGGATCGGTTCTTCTTAAAAACATCGATGCGCTCACCCTCTCCATACAGAAGAGGTTGCTCCGTCTCTTAGGTACAAAAGAAGTAGGTTGTCGGTTTATTGCAACATCACGTGAGCCATACCAAACGTTATTAGCCCAAGGTGTTTTTTTAGAGGAGTTATATTATAAAATGGCCCGTTTGACGATCCATCTTCCTTCTTTAAATGAACGAAAAGAGGATATTGAGAATCTAACTCTTTTATTTATCAGTAAATATAATCAGAAGTTCGGTAAACAATGTGTCGGACTGCGTCAGGAGGCTAAAGAAGCGCTTGAAAACTTCCGCTGGAGCGGAAATATCAATCAATTGAAGCAGGTTATTGAAGAAATTGTACTGATATCAGAAGACCCTTATATTGCGGTTGAAGATGTGGAGGCCATCTTAAAAACAAAAAGAAGCGCGACATTTCAAGGATCCTTAAGCTTAAACGGAACGTTAGAAGAGATTGAACGGCGCATCATTAAACAGGTTTGGGAAGAGGAAGGACGTAATCAAACAAGAACAGCGAAGCGATTAGGGATCAATCGAACGACTCTATGGCGCAAAATGAACCTCCCCCGCCTACGCTAA
- the dapA gene encoding 4-hydroxy-tetrahydrodipicolinate synthase: MHIKGIIPALVTPMTREQTVNEPILRQLTRRVLDAGVHGVFALGTNGEFHLLTAAEKVQIAACVMDEVAGKVPVIVGTGGGSTAEVIALNKKMEALKIDALSIITPYFIPASQAEVYTHFATIAENTSLPIILYNIPARTGINLEPETAAKLARIPNIIGIKDSSGNFANIEQYIHRTKHENFSVYAGTDSLILKALLAGGKGAIAATANMIPENVVAIYDHWLKGNIEEATQAQKSLQPLRDTFSYGTLPSVIKKAVELTGLAVGPPRLPVSELSGESLEKVKDMVAYYNKLQG; the protein is encoded by the coding sequence TTGCACATTAAAGGAATTATTCCTGCACTTGTTACTCCCATGACAAGGGAGCAAACGGTTAACGAACCCATTTTACGACAATTGACTAGACGTGTTCTAGATGCTGGTGTGCACGGTGTATTTGCATTGGGGACCAATGGTGAGTTTCATCTGCTTACCGCCGCAGAAAAAGTTCAGATCGCAGCTTGCGTAATGGATGAGGTTGCCGGTAAGGTGCCCGTCATTGTTGGTACTGGAGGTGGCAGTACAGCCGAAGTCATAGCGTTAAACAAGAAAATGGAAGCGTTAAAAATTGATGCGCTGTCCATTATTACCCCATATTTTATTCCAGCTTCTCAAGCAGAAGTGTACACTCATTTTGCAACAATAGCGGAAAACACCTCTCTACCTATTATTCTTTACAATATTCCTGCCCGAACAGGGATCAACCTCGAACCAGAGACAGCAGCGAAATTAGCCCGTATCCCGAATATTATCGGCATAAAAGACAGTAGCGGAAACTTTGCAAACATCGAACAATATATTCATCGAACAAAGCACGAAAATTTTTCCGTTTATGCCGGTACCGATTCGCTCATTTTAAAAGCCTTGCTCGCAGGTGGTAAGGGAGCCATTGCCGCAACGGCTAACATGATTCCGGAGAACGTGGTCGCCATTTATGATCACTGGCTCAAAGGAAATATCGAAGAAGCGACCCAAGCACAAAAAAGCTTGCAACCCCTTCGAGATACCTTTTCCTACGGTACGCTTCCTTCTGTTATCAAAAAAGCCGTAGAACTAACAGGGTTAGCAGTAGGTCCACCACGCCTACCCGTTTCAGAATTATCAGGGGAATCATTAGAAAAAGTAAAGGACATGGTTGCGTACTATAACAAGCTTCAGGGTTAG
- a CDS encoding iron-containing alcohol dehydrogenase, translating into MSVYRFQTVNQIISGENSLQSLGEHLYTVNRDIESALVVTQPFCLELDFIDTIKNQLQARGIKVDVVTDILPEPTVSNIERVFQDICNEKYDVLIGIGGGSVLDATKILSVLKTNSQSIRDMLGTDLVESSGIPTVLIPTTSGTGSEVTPNAIVTIPDEELKVGIVSRFLLPKLVILDPVLTLGLPKPITAATGMDAFTHSLESFISNKANPMSDMFALESIRLISSSIVDAYQNGADIAAREKMLLGSMYGGMALTAAGTAAVHALAYPLGGKYGIPHGEANSMLLPHVMEVNMEAITERLSLVAEPMGLTVSGLTPEEAAKQVVAQIVQWTETLNIPQNLKKYGVQEEDLSALAVSASKVKRLLDNNPKTLNLKEIESIYRKLLA; encoded by the coding sequence GTGAGTGTATACCGATTTCAAACCGTTAATCAAATCATTTCAGGTGAAAACTCCTTGCAATCCTTAGGGGAACATCTTTATACCGTGAACCGTGATATTGAATCGGCATTAGTAGTTACGCAGCCTTTTTGTCTTGAATTGGACTTTATTGATACAATCAAAAATCAACTTCAAGCGCGAGGTATCAAGGTTGATGTGGTCACTGACATTTTACCTGAACCGACTGTGAGTAATATCGAGCGCGTATTTCAGGATATTTGCAACGAAAAGTATGATGTACTCATCGGAATCGGTGGGGGGAGTGTACTTGACGCCACCAAAATTTTATCTGTCTTAAAAACTAATTCCCAGTCGATCCGAGATATGTTGGGAACCGATTTAGTCGAATCGAGCGGCATTCCGACAGTCCTCATCCCAACTACATCTGGAACCGGCTCCGAAGTGACGCCAAATGCGATTGTGACGATCCCTGATGAAGAACTAAAGGTCGGGATCGTAAGTCGCTTTCTGTTGCCCAAACTGGTCATTCTTGATCCAGTCTTAACCTTAGGGCTTCCTAAACCGATTACAGCGGCTACAGGGATGGATGCTTTTACCCATTCGTTAGAATCATTCATCTCAAACAAAGCCAACCCCATGAGCGATATGTTCGCTTTGGAATCGATTCGCCTCATTTCATCCAGTATTGTGGATGCTTATCAAAATGGAGCGGATATAGCAGCTAGAGAAAAGATGCTCCTAGGATCCATGTATGGTGGAATGGCCTTAACAGCGGCAGGCACAGCAGCCGTCCACGCACTTGCTTACCCACTCGGCGGCAAGTACGGAATTCCACATGGTGAAGCAAACTCAATGCTGTTACCACATGTAATGGAAGTCAACATGGAAGCCATTACAGAGCGACTCTCACTCGTAGCTGAACCAATGGGATTAACGGTAAGTGGTCTCACCCCAGAGGAAGCGGCGAAACAAGTGGTTGCACAAATTGTACAGTGGACGGAAACCTTAAATATCCCCCAAAATCTCAAGAAGTATGGCGTACAAGAAGAGGATTTGTCTGCGCTGGCTGTTTCGGCGTCCAAAGTGAAACGTCTATTGGATAATAATCCCAAAACATTAAACCTCAAAGAAATTGAATCCATTTATCGCAAGCTTCTTGCTTAG
- a CDS encoding four-carbon acid sugar kinase family protein, whose protein sequence is MRIAVIADDITGANDCGGQLIPYGYEATVMLEARKDGLEKRQAVIFNTDSRSVSEADAYQRVKATAEWVKAGSFDVIYKKIDSTMRGNIGQEINAIHDVFHPDFVLIAPSYPENGRRVVGGIHYVNNQRLSETEFGQDPKTPVHESDIRNLIKSQSKRNVGHISIEELRKGIIAMKLSSFKKQGISYIVVDAIDDSDLKTLAHAARHTPYTFVCAGSSGLLKQLPASFGVSPSNQKHRITVPAQPALLVIGSVSRSGREQLAELRQMSSVTSVEINPQSILQGAQEKEREIQRVTQVAADAFANEAHVALYSSDDVANTQKFGKEMGYTPIAISDLISSSLGEIAAKLINRLSIRRLFLTGGDTAYQVFNRLHATQFQLLDEVEPGVPIGRLDDDRNILAVTKAGNFGSPQVMVKALKVLIGNEESISP, encoded by the coding sequence ATGAGAATAGCGGTCATCGCAGATGATATCACAGGTGCAAACGATTGCGGCGGACAGTTGATTCCATATGGCTATGAAGCAACCGTCATGTTAGAGGCCCGCAAAGACGGGTTAGAAAAACGACAGGCTGTTATCTTTAATACCGATAGCCGCTCTGTATCAGAAGCGGATGCCTACCAAAGAGTAAAAGCTACTGCCGAATGGGTAAAGGCAGGGTCGTTTGATGTTATCTATAAGAAAATCGATTCTACCATGCGTGGCAATATCGGACAGGAAATCAATGCAATCCATGATGTTTTCCATCCTGATTTTGTACTGATCGCCCCCTCCTATCCGGAAAATGGGCGACGAGTGGTGGGTGGCATTCACTATGTCAATAACCAGCGACTAAGTGAAACAGAGTTTGGCCAAGATCCCAAAACCCCGGTGCATGAGTCTGACATACGGAACTTGATCAAGAGCCAGTCAAAGCGAAATGTCGGGCATATATCCATTGAAGAGCTGCGTAAGGGCATTATCGCCATGAAGCTCTCTTCTTTTAAGAAACAAGGTATCTCCTATATCGTGGTTGATGCGATCGATGACAGCGATTTAAAAACTCTTGCTCATGCTGCTCGGCATACACCCTACACATTTGTTTGTGCTGGTTCATCCGGTCTGCTTAAACAACTGCCTGCAAGCTTTGGTGTTAGTCCTAGTAATCAAAAACATCGCATCACTGTTCCCGCACAGCCTGCTTTACTGGTGATCGGAAGTGTGAGTAGATCGGGGCGAGAACAGCTTGCTGAATTAAGGCAAATGAGCTCGGTTACCAGTGTAGAGATCAATCCTCAGTCTATCTTACAGGGCGCACAGGAAAAGGAACGTGAGATACAACGAGTCACACAGGTTGCTGCCGATGCTTTCGCAAACGAAGCCCATGTCGCCCTTTATTCATCGGATGATGTAGCAAACACGCAAAAGTTTGGCAAAGAAATGGGCTACACACCAATCGCGATTAGCGATCTTATCTCCAGTTCATTGGGGGAAATAGCCGCCAAGCTAATCAATCGACTCTCCATTCGTCGACTCTTCTTAACAGGAGGAGATACTGCTTACCAGGTGTTCAATCGATTACATGCCACTCAATTTCAACTGTTGGATGAAGTCGAACCCGGTGTGCCGATAGGAAGACTTGACGATGATCGAAACATCTTAGCGGTCACAAAAGCCGGCAATTTTGGCAGCCCACAAGTGATGGTTAAAGCTCTAAAGGTACTGATCGGTAATGAGGAATCGATATCACCGTAA
- the pdxA gene encoding 4-hydroxythreonine-4-phosphate dehydrogenase PdxA: protein MKPVIGITMGDAAGIGPEIIVKSLATASIYERIRPIVIGDAKQLQKAIELTQTKMTIKPVTQVSEAEFQFGNIDSIDLDLLPVNLPFGEISPQAGAAAFLYIKKAVELAKKREIDAICTAPLNKEALHKGGYLYPGHTEILAELTDTVDYSMMLSAPKLKVIHLTTHVGLKKAIESITPERTYTVIKLAHETLQAAGYRRARIGVCGINPHAGENGLFGEGEEEKQLIPGIKKAQLEGIDVTGPLPADTLFFRAARGDFDIVVACYHDQGHAPVKVLGLEEGVNITVGLKGGIIRTSVDHGTAFDIAGKNIADERSMLAALTAAADLAPVTRNYD from the coding sequence ATGAAGCCCGTTATTGGAATCACCATGGGGGATGCTGCCGGGATCGGTCCTGAAATTATTGTAAAGTCACTGGCTACCGCATCGATTTATGAGCGGATTCGCCCTATTGTAATCGGCGATGCCAAACAACTGCAAAAAGCGATCGAGCTTACGCAAACAAAGATGACAATTAAACCGGTGACACAAGTAAGCGAGGCAGAGTTCCAATTTGGCAACATCGATAGTATCGATCTTGATTTATTGCCTGTTAACCTCCCTTTCGGCGAAATTTCACCACAGGCTGGGGCTGCAGCCTTTCTATATATCAAAAAAGCGGTTGAACTCGCAAAAAAACGAGAGATTGATGCCATCTGTACTGCCCCGCTCAATAAAGAAGCACTGCACAAAGGCGGCTATCTCTATCCTGGCCACACAGAAATTCTTGCCGAGCTTACGGATACAGTCGATTATTCCATGATGCTCTCTGCACCAAAACTGAAGGTGATTCATCTCACTACGCACGTCGGATTAAAAAAAGCAATCGAATCGATTACACCCGAACGAACGTACACGGTGATCAAACTTGCTCATGAAACCTTGCAGGCAGCTGGATATCGCCGAGCGCGCATCGGGGTATGTGGAATTAATCCTCATGCAGGCGAAAACGGATTATTTGGAGAGGGAGAAGAAGAAAAACAACTGATACCCGGGATCAAGAAAGCCCAATTGGAAGGAATCGATGTTACCGGCCCTCTTCCGGCTGATACACTATTCTTCCGTGCAGCACGGGGGGATTTTGATATCGTGGTTGCCTGTTACCATGATCAAGGGCACGCCCCGGTCAAAGTGCTTGGCTTAGAAGAAGGAGTTAATATCACCGTTGGTCTTAAAGGCGGCATCATCCGCACTTCCGTTGACCATGGAACAGCGTTTGACATTGCAGGTAAAAATATCGCAGATGAACGTAGCATGCTGGCCGCCCTTACAGCCGCAGCCGATCTCGCACCCGTAACGAGAAACTATGACTAG
- a CDS encoding SDR family NAD(P)-dependent oxidoreductase, protein MNLEKKVAVITGASRGIGRSIALNLAKQGVRLVVNGTNVTRLNELAEEIHHEGQSCVVVAGDASHAETAADLVQAATKHYGSIDILVNNAGINLRRSTLETELQEWKKVLDINVTSAFLLCKAVLPVMMKQRKGKIINISSTTAKTPHKNASPAYGVSKAGLNYLTMHLAQEMAEHNIHVNAVCPGPIETDMSKQWSEPYRAAVIDKIPLKRIGKSENVADLVSFLASDLSDFITGQTIHINGGSYMN, encoded by the coding sequence ATGAACCTTGAAAAAAAAGTTGCCGTCATCACAGGTGCGAGCAGAGGAATTGGCAGATCTATCGCTTTAAATTTAGCCAAGCAAGGTGTTCGATTGGTTGTCAATGGAACAAACGTAACACGATTAAACGAACTAGCGGAAGAAATCCATCACGAGGGCCAATCTTGCGTTGTCGTTGCAGGAGATGCCAGTCATGCAGAAACAGCGGCTGATTTGGTGCAAGCCGCTACCAAACACTATGGGAGCATTGACATCCTTGTCAATAATGCCGGTATTAACCTGCGGCGATCCACGCTTGAAACCGAGCTGCAAGAGTGGAAAAAAGTGCTTGATATAAACGTAACAAGCGCGTTTTTGTTGTGTAAAGCGGTTCTTCCTGTCATGATGAAGCAGCGAAAGGGAAAAATTATCAATATCAGCTCAACCACAGCAAAAACTCCCCATAAAAACGCTTCCCCGGCTTATGGGGTTTCCAAAGCAGGACTCAATTATTTAACGATGCATCTTGCCCAAGAGATGGCTGAGCATAATATCCATGTAAACGCGGTTTGTCCTGGACCAATCGAAACCGATATGAGTAAGCAGTGGAGCGAACCGTATCGCGCTGCGGTCATTGATAAAATTCCGCTTAAACGAATTGGAAAATCGGAGAATGTCGCTGACCTTGTCTCCTTTTTGGCTTCTGACTTATCGGATTTTATCACTGGACAAACCATTCATATCAATGGCGGTTCTTATATGAATTAA
- a CDS encoding sialidase family protein translates to MNSSNEIIANGLLKAEEGRIDAFLPTDCIQNHAANLLPLNNGDLLCVWFGGTQEGIPDISIYMSRLKKGSDQWSPSIKLSNDPTRSEQNPVLFQAPNNELWLMYTAQKSGNQDTAIVRYRISRDHGYSWSEIDTLFDQPGTFIRQPIVVLDNGDWLLPVFYCVTIPGVKWTGNRDTSAVKISHDQGRTWEQVPIPNSTGCVHMNIEKLGDGSLIAFYRSRWADSIYVSRSDDNGQSWTEPTQTELPNNNSSIQVTKLNNGHLALVYNHRNAENITERRTSLYDDIEDEDIQTRVDTEAREAFWGAPRAPMTIAISKDNGVTWPIKRNLEVGDGYAMTNNSKDKLNREFSYPSIKQTADDYIHIAFTYYRQAIKYVRVTEDWVGQE, encoded by the coding sequence ATGAATTCAAGCAACGAAATCATAGCCAATGGACTGTTGAAAGCAGAGGAAGGCCGTATCGACGCTTTTTTACCGACCGACTGTATCCAAAATCATGCGGCAAACCTACTACCGTTGAATAATGGGGATCTGCTGTGTGTTTGGTTTGGTGGAACACAAGAGGGCATACCCGATATCTCGATTTATATGTCTCGGTTGAAAAAAGGTTCCGATCAGTGGAGTCCATCCATCAAGCTTTCCAATGACCCAACGCGTTCAGAACAGAATCCTGTTCTTTTTCAAGCACCTAACAACGAGTTATGGCTCATGTACACTGCTCAAAAATCGGGCAATCAAGATACAGCGATTGTGAGATATCGAATCTCCAGGGATCATGGGTATTCGTGGAGTGAGATTGACACCTTATTTGACCAACCTGGAACATTTATCCGTCAACCGATCGTTGTATTAGATAATGGAGATTGGCTACTGCCGGTTTTCTATTGTGTGACCATCCCTGGTGTAAAGTGGACCGGAAACCGTGATACCAGTGCCGTTAAAATCTCACATGATCAAGGGCGAACTTGGGAGCAGGTACCGATACCGAACAGTACCGGTTGTGTCCATATGAACATTGAAAAACTGGGGGACGGCTCTCTGATTGCTTTCTATCGCAGTCGGTGGGCAGATTCTATTTATGTAAGCCGCTCCGATGATAACGGACAATCCTGGACCGAGCCAACGCAAACAGAGCTGCCGAACAATAATTCGTCGATACAAGTAACAAAACTAAATAATGGCCATCTGGCGTTAGTATATAATCATCGGAATGCAGAAAATATCACGGAAAGAAGGACTTCACTCTATGATGATATCGAGGATGAAGATATCCAAACAAGAGTGGATACAGAAGCGAGGGAGGCTTTCTGGGGAGCGCCGCGAGCTCCAATGACCATCGCCATTTCAAAGGATAACGGGGTGACTTGGCCCATAAAAAGAAACCTCGAAGTGGGAGACGGATATGCCATGACGAACAATTCAAAGGATAAGTTGAATCGGGAATTCTCCTATCCGTCGATTAAACAGACAGCGGATGACTACATTCATATTGCCTTTACATACTATCGGCAAGCCATCAAATATGTTCGCGTGACAGAAGACTGGGTAGGGCAAGAATAA
- a CDS encoding sodium:solute symporter family protein, with protein sequence MDLLSPGTITFILAVIVIYILFTTWLTIRLRSKSNAEFNNAAKSLPAIVVGILMMSEFIGTKSTIGTAESAFINGISASWSVVTVAAAFFIFTFFLVDKFYKTGQYTISGIIAEKYGKSTKVVVSLIMIVALLLVNLGNYLSGSAAIVSILGMPLMTSAIIIAIVSTFYFTFGGMKGVAWVTILHSAVKYAGIMITVGVALHLAGGFDPMVAALPEHYFTWDGTIGAGTIFAWFIGNMGAIFATQFIIQAITSSRSAKEAKRSTLYAALLCLPLAIAIGVIGVAARYLYPEIDPLYAFPVFMQHMNPILSAIVATSLVASIFVGVSTVALATTTLIVDDFYVPKAKPSPEQRLKMTRVVSIVVGIVPLVGVAFAPELLTLSFFTRALRTSIAVVAAMGFYLPHFSSNRGATIGLTASGVMTSAWYLLDDPFGIDNMYIAIVVPFLVLVIDKLISGNNKTHLKSKEG encoded by the coding sequence ATGGATTTATTGAGTCCTGGTACCATTACCTTTATATTGGCCGTTATTGTTATCTATATACTTTTTACTACTTGGCTAACCATAAGGTTACGGAGTAAATCAAATGCGGAGTTCAATAATGCCGCTAAATCATTGCCTGCTATCGTTGTGGGTATTCTCATGATGTCGGAGTTTATCGGTACAAAATCAACAATAGGGACCGCTGAGTCAGCCTTTATTAATGGGATTTCGGCTTCGTGGTCGGTTGTCACTGTTGCTGCTGCCTTTTTTATCTTTACCTTTTTTCTGGTCGATAAGTTTTATAAGACCGGGCAATATACGATATCCGGCATTATCGCTGAAAAATATGGGAAATCGACCAAAGTGGTTGTTTCGCTGATCATGATTGTTGCGTTACTCTTAGTGAACCTCGGTAATTATTTGAGTGGCTCCGCAGCTATCGTCTCCATATTGGGTATGCCTTTGATGACATCGGCCATTATTATCGCTATTGTTAGTACATTCTACTTTACATTCGGTGGAATGAAAGGGGTTGCATGGGTAACCATCTTACACTCTGCTGTGAAGTATGCAGGAATTATGATTACAGTAGGTGTCGCACTGCATCTTGCTGGTGGATTCGATCCGATGGTGGCTGCTTTACCTGAACATTACTTTACATGGGATGGAACGATTGGGGCAGGGACAATTTTTGCTTGGTTTATCGGTAATATGGGGGCGATTTTTGCTACTCAATTTATTATTCAAGCGATTACCTCATCTCGGAGTGCAAAAGAGGCAAAACGATCCACTCTATATGCGGCGTTATTGTGTCTGCCGCTGGCGATTGCGATTGGGGTTATTGGAGTGGCAGCAAGGTATCTGTATCCAGAGATTGATCCATTGTATGCGTTTCCAGTTTTTATGCAGCACATGAATCCGATTCTAAGCGCGATCGTGGCGACGTCACTCGTTGCTTCTATCTTTGTGGGTGTGTCTACAGTGGCGCTGGCTACAACCACTTTGATTGTGGATGACTTTTATGTTCCAAAAGCGAAGCCGTCTCCAGAACAACGGTTGAAAATGACGCGTGTTGTATCGATTGTTGTTGGAATAGTGCCACTAGTCGGAGTCGCCTTTGCTCCGGAACTACTGACCTTATCCTTTTTTACAAGAGCGCTGCGAACATCGATTGCTGTCGTTGCAGCGATGGGCTTTTACTTGCCTCATTTTAGCTCAAACCGTGGAGCGACCATTGGGCTTACCGCCTCTGGCGTAATGACGAGTGCTTGGTATCTGCTGGATGATCCATTTGGGATCGATAATATGTATATTGCGATTGTTGTACCGTTTCTCGTACTTGTAATCGACAAATTGATCAGTGGGAATAACAAGACGCATTTAAAATCAAAAGAAGGATGA